In Cotesia glomerata isolate CgM1 linkage group LG1, MPM_Cglom_v2.3, whole genome shotgun sequence, one genomic interval encodes:
- the LOC123275383 gene encoding autism susceptibility gene 2 protein-like isoform X1 yields MEIEVKQRNQRNRRRERAQRILAQRESLASAKQQQQQTARHRPDEEDSHSGEDEDTGGLGLEISRGNRPRDNHQRPPRPPRPPRPRKKSSLAGANAKEPPFEEDIIDGFAILAFRTYEDLESAIKLAGKNNVKKLHSLLSIVEEKPKVDTGQNNRHNDHHIKNHFKHNHYTNNSILTPSTLNQGLDAGTSDDSGRASEQLHGPGIPRDCQDADSSRDHLSDASSHCSSGKGYICDSEGEDDKGSDAESILFESSTPPLPRKYELPSSSPHVLPPANGAGGSPPDTGGQISNPATDAPAPIPPPVPASAPVPTAPSPPSPTLPPHISQSPMTSPLAANPRAIAPQQRPASPALPPPSLPQQPHTPIPPALHPPNVPFVPSSHTTTSPAVASLGVTPAAPSNGAATSTSYPPPLPMAVYPQPPPSHPPLYTPYATLNHSPYLPPAVSSPSHSASSRTDVRASRASPCTNITKQTIGSTTVNHNSTTPLSAATTTCVSTITNTVTTANTIAHRDVVACSLAGRNNNNSPRGHSPNRERDSYSSNVSTLSRSSITPVSVPNTSSPANSSLPAYSKAQGWISSNTTSQLSPATATSVPRPTPPPPQATLGMHSFPPPMFTAPLPPPVSSASPHPSLPTLPPPTTNPIPFSAESLFQSRVSHVTGQTDLLRRELDNRFLASQDRNVPAAVTNLGPPPYLRTEMHHHQHQHTHVHQHTTPLLPPPATTSLFPPPIFKDIPKLGGVDSPFFRGNLNLSSYSSFNAGLLHPGMAPPTTPFVPPNHMSSFAPKKTGKWNAMHVRIAWEIYHHQQKQQAEAKAGTVVNTKTELLRPPGHLYPGGPGSGLGLGAPPMAPPFPTNMPPTHPGAPPPPHPVGFLTTQGSHLGMLKGPGMSPFGRYPASFGAPNPNFPTLSGYPPTREMSQLSGLTSAVHDPWRGLQRTATGFPPTTAGWSLKPEPPAIDRRAELEEQQQRERERERERERERERERERERQRREREREEQRERERREREKEEKRKQQEAAERERERREKERREMERREMERERIMHQNRQHAVMTSRDRSPLRNGTSMPMDPSEVRVKEEPRSKDDDVVMLSRGPPPGPGPGQGPSPIPDPRYHHSHPHAYLARHPHSLPPNHHAMSRSMMPLGGHHMQHFPPPSGPGGQPGGPWGADPFRDPYRYDPLQQLRYNPLMAAAFRAEEEERAKLYANYSQASVNALRSKDPSPGPLSNLHMHHRAGPGPGVPGRPMEPSLMHGGDIHKKEDTSQSR; encoded by the exons agtGCAATAAAGTTAGCTGGTAAAAATAATGTGAAGAAACTTCACTCGCTGCTGTCGATAGTTGAGGAAAAACCAAAGGTGGATACCGGTCAGAATAATCGGCACAACGATCATcacataaaaaatcattttaaacaCAATCATTATACGAATAATTCCATACTGACACCTTCTACGCTCAACCAG GGCCTCGATGCAGGTACGAGTGACGATAGCGGACGAGCGTCGGAACAATTGCATGGCCCTGGTATACCAAGGGACTGCCAGGACGCTGACAGTTCCAGGGACCATCTCAGCGAT GCTAGCAGCCATTGCAGTTCGGGTAAAGGCTATATC TGTGATAGTGAAGGAGAAGACGATAAG GGCTCGGATGCAGAATCGATACTCTTTGAATCTTCGACCCCACCTCTCCCGCGTAAAT ACGAGTTGCCATCTTCATCGCCGCACGTATTGCCGCCGGCAAACGGCGCTGGGGGTTCACCTCCAGACACCGGTGGACAAATTTCTAATCCCGCGACGGATGCTCCGGCACCCATACCACCCCCTGTGCCTGCCTCAGCACCAGTGCCAACGGCGCCGAGTCCACCCAGTCCAACGTTGCCCCCACACATATCCCAATCACCC atgaCTAGTCCTTTGGCAGCGAATCCTCGTGCAATAGCTCCGCAGCAGCGGCCAGCATCCCCAGCTCTTCCGCCGCCTTCATTACCACAACAGCCTCATACACCGATACCACCAGCGTTACATCCACCAAATGTACCATTTGTCCCGTCGAGTCATACGACAACAAGTCCAGCGGTTGCGAGTCTCGGCGTGACACCAGCAGCACCATCAAATGGTGCTGCTACCAGTACCAGTTATCCACCACCTCTGCCAATGGCTGTGTACCCTCAACCGCCACCCTCTCATCCACCTCTTTACACTCCTTATGCCACGCTTAATCATAGTCCATATCTACCACCAGCAGTATCGTCGCCCTCGCATTCAGCATCATCGAGAACTGATGTG agAGCTAGTCGAGCATCACCGTGTACCAACATTACCAAACAAACTATTGGAAGTACCACTGTTAATCACAATAGCACAACTCCTCTCAGCGCAGCAACCACCACTTGTGTATCTACAATAACAAATACAGTTACCACCGCGAATACAATTGCTCACAGAGACGTTGTAGCATGCAGCCTTGCCGGgaggaataataataattcaccGCGAGGTCACAGTCCTAATCGTGAACGCGATAGTTACAG CAGTAACGTGAGTACGTTGAGTCGAAGCAGTATAACGCCTGTAAGTGTGCCAAACACCTCCTCCCCAGCCAATTCTAGTCTACCCGCTTACTCTAAGGCTCAAGGATGGATCAG CAGCAACACGACATCCCAATTGTCACCGGCAACAGCAACATCTGTACCAAGGCCAACACCACCACCGCCTCAGGCAACACTAGGAATGCACAGTTTTCCACCACCGATGTTTACTGCGCCGCTTCCGCCACCCGTGTCCAGTGCGAGTCCTCATCCTTCGCTACCTACGTTACCTCCTCCGACCACTAATCCAATTCCGTTCTCTGCCGAGTCGCTCTTCCAATCAA GGGTGAGCCATGTTACAGGTCAGACTGATTTATTAAGAAGAGAATTAGACAACAGATTTTTAGCATCACAGGATCGAAATGTTCCTGCGGCTGTTACTAATCTCGGACCACCACCTTATCTTAGGACTGAAATGCATCATCATCAACATCAACACACACACGTCCATCAACATACAACACCATTATTACCACCACCTGCGACAACTTCATTATTTCCACCGCCAATT TTTAAGGACATTCCAAAGTTAGGTGGCGTTGATTCGCCATTTTTTCGTGGAAACCTCAACTTATCGAGTTATTCAAGCTTTAACGCTGGTCTTCTGCATCCGGGCATGGCACCACCTACAACGCCATTCGTTCCGCCAAATCATATGAGTTCATTTGCACCAAAA AAGACTGGAAAGTGGAACGCAATGCATGTACGAATAGCGTGGGAAATATATCACCACCAACAAAAACAACAAGCAGAAGCAAAAGCTGGTACTGTTGTCAATACTAAAACAGAATTACTCAGGCCTCCTGGTCATTTGTATCCAGGAGGTCCAGGTAGCGGGCTTGGGTTAGGAGCACCACCTATGGCTCCGCCATTCCCTACAAATATGCCACCAACTCACCCCGGGGCACCACCACCTCCTCATCCTGTAGGGTTCCTAACAACTCAAGGTTCACATTTAGGTATGCTTAAAG gacCAGGTATGTCACCTTTTGGAAGATATCCAGCATCATTTGGTGCGCCTAATCCAAACTTTCCAACATTATCGGGATATCCACCAACTCGAGAAATGTCTCAGTTAAGTGGGCTCACCTCAGCAGTTCATGATCCTTGGAGAGG GTTGCAACGAACAGCGACTGGTTTTCCCCCGACAACAGCCGGTTGGAGTTTGAAACCCGAGCCACCTGCAATAGATAGACGAGCTGAGTTGGAGGAACAACAACAGCGAGAACGTGAGCGCGAAAGGGAACGCGAGCGTGAACGTGAACGTGAAAGGGAACGCGAACGACAGAGACGTGAGAGAGAGCGCGAAGAACAGCGTGAGAGGGAACGACGTGAGCGTGAAAAAGAGGAAAAGAGAAAACAGCAAGAAGCTGCTGAACGTGAGCGTGAAAGAAGAGAGAAAGAACGCCGTGAAATGGAGAGAAGAGAAATGGAACGCGAGAGGATAATGCATCAAAATCGTCAGCATGCAGTGATGACTAGTCGAGATCGTTCACCCTTGAGAAACGGCACCTCAATGCCTATGGATCCAAGTGAGGTGCGCGTCAAAGAAGAACCAAGAAGCAAAGATGACGATGTTGTTATGCTTTCTCGTGGGCCACCCCCCGGGCCAGGGCCCGGACAGGGACCAAGTCCAATACCTGATCCTAGGTATCATCATTCCCATCCTCACGCTTATCTTGCGCGACATCCCCACAGCTTACCGCCTAATCATCACGCAATGTCAAGGAGTATGATGCCGCTAGGTGGTCATCATATGCAACATTTTCCTCCACCCTCGGGACCAGGAGGGCAACCTGGTGGACCATGGGGCGCTGATCCATTCCGGGATCCCTATCGGTATGACCCTCTTCAGCAGTTGAGATATAATCCGTTGATGGCAGCGGCATTCAGAGCTGAAGAAGAAGAACGTGCTAAACTATATGCGAATTACAGTCAAGCCTCTGTTAACGCTTTGAGAAGTAAAGATCCCAGTCCTGGACCACTGAGTAATCTTCATATGCATCACAGAGCTGGACCTGGACCAGGTGTACCAGGCAGACCAATGGAACCTTCACTTATGCATGGTGGTGACATTCATAAGAAAGAGGATACCTCACAATCACGATGA
- the LOC123275383 gene encoding autism susceptibility gene 2 protein-like isoform X3 has translation MEIEVKQRNQRNRRRERAQRILAQRESLASAKQQQQQTARHRPDEEDSHSGEDEDTGGLGLEISRGNRPRDNHQRPPRPPRPPRPRKKSSLAGANAKEPPFEEDIIDGFAILAFRTYEDLESAIKLAGKNNVKKLHSLLSIVEEKPKVDTGQNNRHNDHHIKNHFKHNHYTNNSILTPSTLNQGLDAGTSDDSGRASEQLHGPGIPRDCQDADSSRDHLSDASSHCSSGKGYICDSEGEDDKGSDAESILFESSTPPLPRKYELPSSSPHVLPPANGAGGSPPDTGGQISNPATDAPAPIPPPVPASAPVPTAPSPPSPTLPPHISQSPMTSPLAANPRAIAPQQRPASPALPPPSLPQQPHTPIPPALHPPNVPFVPSSHTTTSPAVASLGVTPAAPSNGAATSTSYPPPLPMAVYPQPPPSHPPLYTPYATLNHSPYLPPAVSSPSHSASSRTDVRASRASPCTNITKQTIGSTTVNHNSTTPLSAATTTCVSTITNTVTTANTIAHRDVVACSLAGRNNNNSPRGHSPNRERDSYSSNVSTLSRSSITPVSVPNTSSPANSSLPAYSKAQGWISSNTTSQLSPATATSVPRPTPPPPQATLGMHSFPPPMFTAPLPPPVSSASPHPSLPTLPPPTTNPIPFSAESLFQSRVSHVTGQTDLLRRELDNRFLASQDRNVPAAVTNLGPPPYLRTEMHHHQHQHTHVHQHTTPLLPPPATTSLFPPPIFKDIPKLGGVDSPFFRGNLNLSSYSSFNAGLLHPGMAPPTTPFVPPNHMSSFAPKKTGKWNAMHVRIAWEIYHHQQKQQAEAKAGTVVNTKTELLRPPGHLYPGGPGSGLGLGAPPMAPPFPTNMPPTHPGAPPPPHPVGFLTTQGSHLGPGMSPFGRYPASFGAPNPNFPTLSGYPPTREMSQLSGLTSAVHDPWRGLQRTATGFPPTTAGWSLKPEPPAIDRRAELEEQQQRERERERERERERERERERERQRREREREEQRERERREREKEEKRKQQEAAERERERREKERREMERREMERERIMHQNRQHAVMTSRDRSPLRNGTSMPMDPSEVRVKEEPRSKDDDVVMLSRGPPPGPGPGQGPSPIPDPRYHHSHPHAYLARHPHSLPPNHHAMSRSMMPLGGHHMQHFPPPSGPGGQPGGPWGADPFRDPYRYDPLQQLRYNPLMAAAFRAEEEERAKLYANYSQASVNALRSKDPSPGPLSNLHMHHRAGPGPGVPGRPMEPSLMHGGDIHKKEDTSQSR, from the exons agtGCAATAAAGTTAGCTGGTAAAAATAATGTGAAGAAACTTCACTCGCTGCTGTCGATAGTTGAGGAAAAACCAAAGGTGGATACCGGTCAGAATAATCGGCACAACGATCATcacataaaaaatcattttaaacaCAATCATTATACGAATAATTCCATACTGACACCTTCTACGCTCAACCAG GGCCTCGATGCAGGTACGAGTGACGATAGCGGACGAGCGTCGGAACAATTGCATGGCCCTGGTATACCAAGGGACTGCCAGGACGCTGACAGTTCCAGGGACCATCTCAGCGAT GCTAGCAGCCATTGCAGTTCGGGTAAAGGCTATATC TGTGATAGTGAAGGAGAAGACGATAAG GGCTCGGATGCAGAATCGATACTCTTTGAATCTTCGACCCCACCTCTCCCGCGTAAAT ACGAGTTGCCATCTTCATCGCCGCACGTATTGCCGCCGGCAAACGGCGCTGGGGGTTCACCTCCAGACACCGGTGGACAAATTTCTAATCCCGCGACGGATGCTCCGGCACCCATACCACCCCCTGTGCCTGCCTCAGCACCAGTGCCAACGGCGCCGAGTCCACCCAGTCCAACGTTGCCCCCACACATATCCCAATCACCC atgaCTAGTCCTTTGGCAGCGAATCCTCGTGCAATAGCTCCGCAGCAGCGGCCAGCATCCCCAGCTCTTCCGCCGCCTTCATTACCACAACAGCCTCATACACCGATACCACCAGCGTTACATCCACCAAATGTACCATTTGTCCCGTCGAGTCATACGACAACAAGTCCAGCGGTTGCGAGTCTCGGCGTGACACCAGCAGCACCATCAAATGGTGCTGCTACCAGTACCAGTTATCCACCACCTCTGCCAATGGCTGTGTACCCTCAACCGCCACCCTCTCATCCACCTCTTTACACTCCTTATGCCACGCTTAATCATAGTCCATATCTACCACCAGCAGTATCGTCGCCCTCGCATTCAGCATCATCGAGAACTGATGTG agAGCTAGTCGAGCATCACCGTGTACCAACATTACCAAACAAACTATTGGAAGTACCACTGTTAATCACAATAGCACAACTCCTCTCAGCGCAGCAACCACCACTTGTGTATCTACAATAACAAATACAGTTACCACCGCGAATACAATTGCTCACAGAGACGTTGTAGCATGCAGCCTTGCCGGgaggaataataataattcaccGCGAGGTCACAGTCCTAATCGTGAACGCGATAGTTACAG CAGTAACGTGAGTACGTTGAGTCGAAGCAGTATAACGCCTGTAAGTGTGCCAAACACCTCCTCCCCAGCCAATTCTAGTCTACCCGCTTACTCTAAGGCTCAAGGATGGATCAG CAGCAACACGACATCCCAATTGTCACCGGCAACAGCAACATCTGTACCAAGGCCAACACCACCACCGCCTCAGGCAACACTAGGAATGCACAGTTTTCCACCACCGATGTTTACTGCGCCGCTTCCGCCACCCGTGTCCAGTGCGAGTCCTCATCCTTCGCTACCTACGTTACCTCCTCCGACCACTAATCCAATTCCGTTCTCTGCCGAGTCGCTCTTCCAATCAA GGGTGAGCCATGTTACAGGTCAGACTGATTTATTAAGAAGAGAATTAGACAACAGATTTTTAGCATCACAGGATCGAAATGTTCCTGCGGCTGTTACTAATCTCGGACCACCACCTTATCTTAGGACTGAAATGCATCATCATCAACATCAACACACACACGTCCATCAACATACAACACCATTATTACCACCACCTGCGACAACTTCATTATTTCCACCGCCAATT TTTAAGGACATTCCAAAGTTAGGTGGCGTTGATTCGCCATTTTTTCGTGGAAACCTCAACTTATCGAGTTATTCAAGCTTTAACGCTGGTCTTCTGCATCCGGGCATGGCACCACCTACAACGCCATTCGTTCCGCCAAATCATATGAGTTCATTTGCACCAAAA AAGACTGGAAAGTGGAACGCAATGCATGTACGAATAGCGTGGGAAATATATCACCACCAACAAAAACAACAAGCAGAAGCAAAAGCTGGTACTGTTGTCAATACTAAAACAGAATTACTCAGGCCTCCTGGTCATTTGTATCCAGGAGGTCCAGGTAGCGGGCTTGGGTTAGGAGCACCACCTATGGCTCCGCCATTCCCTACAAATATGCCACCAACTCACCCCGGGGCACCACCACCTCCTCATCCTGTAGGGTTCCTAACAACTCAAGGTTCACATTTAG gacCAGGTATGTCACCTTTTGGAAGATATCCAGCATCATTTGGTGCGCCTAATCCAAACTTTCCAACATTATCGGGATATCCACCAACTCGAGAAATGTCTCAGTTAAGTGGGCTCACCTCAGCAGTTCATGATCCTTGGAGAGG GTTGCAACGAACAGCGACTGGTTTTCCCCCGACAACAGCCGGTTGGAGTTTGAAACCCGAGCCACCTGCAATAGATAGACGAGCTGAGTTGGAGGAACAACAACAGCGAGAACGTGAGCGCGAAAGGGAACGCGAGCGTGAACGTGAACGTGAAAGGGAACGCGAACGACAGAGACGTGAGAGAGAGCGCGAAGAACAGCGTGAGAGGGAACGACGTGAGCGTGAAAAAGAGGAAAAGAGAAAACAGCAAGAAGCTGCTGAACGTGAGCGTGAAAGAAGAGAGAAAGAACGCCGTGAAATGGAGAGAAGAGAAATGGAACGCGAGAGGATAATGCATCAAAATCGTCAGCATGCAGTGATGACTAGTCGAGATCGTTCACCCTTGAGAAACGGCACCTCAATGCCTATGGATCCAAGTGAGGTGCGCGTCAAAGAAGAACCAAGAAGCAAAGATGACGATGTTGTTATGCTTTCTCGTGGGCCACCCCCCGGGCCAGGGCCCGGACAGGGACCAAGTCCAATACCTGATCCTAGGTATCATCATTCCCATCCTCACGCTTATCTTGCGCGACATCCCCACAGCTTACCGCCTAATCATCACGCAATGTCAAGGAGTATGATGCCGCTAGGTGGTCATCATATGCAACATTTTCCTCCACCCTCGGGACCAGGAGGGCAACCTGGTGGACCATGGGGCGCTGATCCATTCCGGGATCCCTATCGGTATGACCCTCTTCAGCAGTTGAGATATAATCCGTTGATGGCAGCGGCATTCAGAGCTGAAGAAGAAGAACGTGCTAAACTATATGCGAATTACAGTCAAGCCTCTGTTAACGCTTTGAGAAGTAAAGATCCCAGTCCTGGACCACTGAGTAATCTTCATATGCATCACAGAGCTGGACCTGGACCAGGTGTACCAGGCAGACCAATGGAACCTTCACTTATGCATGGTGGTGACATTCATAAGAAAGAGGATACCTCACAATCACGATGA
- the LOC123275383 gene encoding autism susceptibility gene 2 protein-like isoform X2, with the protein MEIEVKQRNQRNRRRERAQRILAQRESLASAKQQQQQTARHRPDEEDSHSGEDEDTGGLGLEISRGNRPRDNHQRPPRPPRPPRPRKKSSLAGANAKEPPFEEDIIDGFAILAFRTYEDLESAIKLAGKNNVKKLHSLLSIVEEKPKVDTGQNNRHNDHHIKNHFKHNHYTNNSILTPSTLNQGLDAGTSDDSGRASEQLHGPGIPRDCQDADSSRDHLSDASSHCSSGKGYICDSEGEDDKGSDAESILFESSTPPLPRKYELPSSSPHVLPPANGAGGSPPDTGGQISNPATDAPAPIPPPVPASAPVPTAPSPPSPTLPPHISQSPMTSPLAANPRAIAPQQRPASPALPPPSLPQQPHTPIPPALHPPNVPFVPSSHTTTSPAVASLGVTPAAPSNGAATSTSYPPPLPMAVYPQPPPSHPPLYTPYATLNHSPYLPPAVSSPSHSASSRTDVRASRASPCTNITKQTIGSTTVNHNSTTPLSAATTTCVSTITNTVTTANTIAHRDVVACSLAGRNNNNSPRGHSPNRERDSYSNVSTLSRSSITPVSVPNTSSPANSSLPAYSKAQGWISSNTTSQLSPATATSVPRPTPPPPQATLGMHSFPPPMFTAPLPPPVSSASPHPSLPTLPPPTTNPIPFSAESLFQSRVSHVTGQTDLLRRELDNRFLASQDRNVPAAVTNLGPPPYLRTEMHHHQHQHTHVHQHTTPLLPPPATTSLFPPPIFKDIPKLGGVDSPFFRGNLNLSSYSSFNAGLLHPGMAPPTTPFVPPNHMSSFAPKKTGKWNAMHVRIAWEIYHHQQKQQAEAKAGTVVNTKTELLRPPGHLYPGGPGSGLGLGAPPMAPPFPTNMPPTHPGAPPPPHPVGFLTTQGSHLGMLKGPGMSPFGRYPASFGAPNPNFPTLSGYPPTREMSQLSGLTSAVHDPWRGLQRTATGFPPTTAGWSLKPEPPAIDRRAELEEQQQRERERERERERERERERERERQRREREREEQRERERREREKEEKRKQQEAAERERERREKERREMERREMERERIMHQNRQHAVMTSRDRSPLRNGTSMPMDPSEVRVKEEPRSKDDDVVMLSRGPPPGPGPGQGPSPIPDPRYHHSHPHAYLARHPHSLPPNHHAMSRSMMPLGGHHMQHFPPPSGPGGQPGGPWGADPFRDPYRYDPLQQLRYNPLMAAAFRAEEEERAKLYANYSQASVNALRSKDPSPGPLSNLHMHHRAGPGPGVPGRPMEPSLMHGGDIHKKEDTSQSR; encoded by the exons agtGCAATAAAGTTAGCTGGTAAAAATAATGTGAAGAAACTTCACTCGCTGCTGTCGATAGTTGAGGAAAAACCAAAGGTGGATACCGGTCAGAATAATCGGCACAACGATCATcacataaaaaatcattttaaacaCAATCATTATACGAATAATTCCATACTGACACCTTCTACGCTCAACCAG GGCCTCGATGCAGGTACGAGTGACGATAGCGGACGAGCGTCGGAACAATTGCATGGCCCTGGTATACCAAGGGACTGCCAGGACGCTGACAGTTCCAGGGACCATCTCAGCGAT GCTAGCAGCCATTGCAGTTCGGGTAAAGGCTATATC TGTGATAGTGAAGGAGAAGACGATAAG GGCTCGGATGCAGAATCGATACTCTTTGAATCTTCGACCCCACCTCTCCCGCGTAAAT ACGAGTTGCCATCTTCATCGCCGCACGTATTGCCGCCGGCAAACGGCGCTGGGGGTTCACCTCCAGACACCGGTGGACAAATTTCTAATCCCGCGACGGATGCTCCGGCACCCATACCACCCCCTGTGCCTGCCTCAGCACCAGTGCCAACGGCGCCGAGTCCACCCAGTCCAACGTTGCCCCCACACATATCCCAATCACCC atgaCTAGTCCTTTGGCAGCGAATCCTCGTGCAATAGCTCCGCAGCAGCGGCCAGCATCCCCAGCTCTTCCGCCGCCTTCATTACCACAACAGCCTCATACACCGATACCACCAGCGTTACATCCACCAAATGTACCATTTGTCCCGTCGAGTCATACGACAACAAGTCCAGCGGTTGCGAGTCTCGGCGTGACACCAGCAGCACCATCAAATGGTGCTGCTACCAGTACCAGTTATCCACCACCTCTGCCAATGGCTGTGTACCCTCAACCGCCACCCTCTCATCCACCTCTTTACACTCCTTATGCCACGCTTAATCATAGTCCATATCTACCACCAGCAGTATCGTCGCCCTCGCATTCAGCATCATCGAGAACTGATGTG agAGCTAGTCGAGCATCACCGTGTACCAACATTACCAAACAAACTATTGGAAGTACCACTGTTAATCACAATAGCACAACTCCTCTCAGCGCAGCAACCACCACTTGTGTATCTACAATAACAAATACAGTTACCACCGCGAATACAATTGCTCACAGAGACGTTGTAGCATGCAGCCTTGCCGGgaggaataataataattcaccGCGAGGTCACAGTCCTAATCGTGAACGCGATAGTTACAG TAACGTGAGTACGTTGAGTCGAAGCAGTATAACGCCTGTAAGTGTGCCAAACACCTCCTCCCCAGCCAATTCTAGTCTACCCGCTTACTCTAAGGCTCAAGGATGGATCAG CAGCAACACGACATCCCAATTGTCACCGGCAACAGCAACATCTGTACCAAGGCCAACACCACCACCGCCTCAGGCAACACTAGGAATGCACAGTTTTCCACCACCGATGTTTACTGCGCCGCTTCCGCCACCCGTGTCCAGTGCGAGTCCTCATCCTTCGCTACCTACGTTACCTCCTCCGACCACTAATCCAATTCCGTTCTCTGCCGAGTCGCTCTTCCAATCAA GGGTGAGCCATGTTACAGGTCAGACTGATTTATTAAGAAGAGAATTAGACAACAGATTTTTAGCATCACAGGATCGAAATGTTCCTGCGGCTGTTACTAATCTCGGACCACCACCTTATCTTAGGACTGAAATGCATCATCATCAACATCAACACACACACGTCCATCAACATACAACACCATTATTACCACCACCTGCGACAACTTCATTATTTCCACCGCCAATT TTTAAGGACATTCCAAAGTTAGGTGGCGTTGATTCGCCATTTTTTCGTGGAAACCTCAACTTATCGAGTTATTCAAGCTTTAACGCTGGTCTTCTGCATCCGGGCATGGCACCACCTACAACGCCATTCGTTCCGCCAAATCATATGAGTTCATTTGCACCAAAA AAGACTGGAAAGTGGAACGCAATGCATGTACGAATAGCGTGGGAAATATATCACCACCAACAAAAACAACAAGCAGAAGCAAAAGCTGGTACTGTTGTCAATACTAAAACAGAATTACTCAGGCCTCCTGGTCATTTGTATCCAGGAGGTCCAGGTAGCGGGCTTGGGTTAGGAGCACCACCTATGGCTCCGCCATTCCCTACAAATATGCCACCAACTCACCCCGGGGCACCACCACCTCCTCATCCTGTAGGGTTCCTAACAACTCAAGGTTCACATTTAGGTATGCTTAAAG gacCAGGTATGTCACCTTTTGGAAGATATCCAGCATCATTTGGTGCGCCTAATCCAAACTTTCCAACATTATCGGGATATCCACCAACTCGAGAAATGTCTCAGTTAAGTGGGCTCACCTCAGCAGTTCATGATCCTTGGAGAGG GTTGCAACGAACAGCGACTGGTTTTCCCCCGACAACAGCCGGTTGGAGTTTGAAACCCGAGCCACCTGCAATAGATAGACGAGCTGAGTTGGAGGAACAACAACAGCGAGAACGTGAGCGCGAAAGGGAACGCGAGCGTGAACGTGAACGTGAAAGGGAACGCGAACGACAGAGACGTGAGAGAGAGCGCGAAGAACAGCGTGAGAGGGAACGACGTGAGCGTGAAAAAGAGGAAAAGAGAAAACAGCAAGAAGCTGCTGAACGTGAGCGTGAAAGAAGAGAGAAAGAACGCCGTGAAATGGAGAGAAGAGAAATGGAACGCGAGAGGATAATGCATCAAAATCGTCAGCATGCAGTGATGACTAGTCGAGATCGTTCACCCTTGAGAAACGGCACCTCAATGCCTATGGATCCAAGTGAGGTGCGCGTCAAAGAAGAACCAAGAAGCAAAGATGACGATGTTGTTATGCTTTCTCGTGGGCCACCCCCCGGGCCAGGGCCCGGACAGGGACCAAGTCCAATACCTGATCCTAGGTATCATCATTCCCATCCTCACGCTTATCTTGCGCGACATCCCCACAGCTTACCGCCTAATCATCACGCAATGTCAAGGAGTATGATGCCGCTAGGTGGTCATCATATGCAACATTTTCCTCCACCCTCGGGACCAGGAGGGCAACCTGGTGGACCATGGGGCGCTGATCCATTCCGGGATCCCTATCGGTATGACCCTCTTCAGCAGTTGAGATATAATCCGTTGATGGCAGCGGCATTCAGAGCTGAAGAAGAAGAACGTGCTAAACTATATGCGAATTACAGTCAAGCCTCTGTTAACGCTTTGAGAAGTAAAGATCCCAGTCCTGGACCACTGAGTAATCTTCATATGCATCACAGAGCTGGACCTGGACCAGGTGTACCAGGCAGACCAATGGAACCTTCACTTATGCATGGTGGTGACATTCATAAGAAAGAGGATACCTCACAATCACGATGA